The Episyrphus balteatus chromosome 4, idEpiBalt1.1, whole genome shotgun sequence genome includes a window with the following:
- the LOC129919898 gene encoding chromobox protein homolog 1-like isoform X1: MGGDQPVEAEPVEFSVERIEDKRINKGKVEYYLKWKGYPRSENTWEPVENLDCPDLIQAFEDSLKSKDKDKEGGAVKKRQSTTPVTEMKAKRKNTNDSDKEARKSLGFDRGLEPARILGATDSSGELMFLMKWLDSDEADLVPAKQANVRCPQIVIQFYEERLTWHTASNTEEEKKPEIKEKAQ; the protein is encoded by the exons ATGGGCGGCGATCAACCGGTCGAAGCTGAGCCCGTAGAATTTTCAGTAGAACGCATCGAAGACAAACGTATTAACAAGGGCAAA GTTGAATACTACCTTAAGTGGAAGGGGTATCCTCGTAGTGAAAACACTTGGGAACCGGTCGAAAATCTCGACTGTCCCGATCTGATCCAGGCCTTCGAAGACTCCTTAAAAAGTAAGGACAAAGATAAAG AGGGTGGCGCCGTCAAAAAGCGCCAATCCACCACACCAGTCACTGAAATGAAGGCCAAACGAAAAAACACGAACGACTCAGACAAAGAAGCGCGCAAATCGCTCGGTTTCGATCGAGGTCTAGAACCAGCTCGAATTTTAGGCGCTACAGACTCATCCGGTGAGCTGATGTTCCTCATGAAGTGGCTGGATAGCGACGAGGCGGATCTAGTGCCTGCCAAACAAGCTAACGTGCGATGTCCGCAAATTGTCATTCAGTTCTACGAGGAACGACTTACCTGGCACACAGCTTCCAACACGGAAGAGGAAAAAAAACCAGAAATCAAGGAAAAGGCGCAATAG
- the LOC129919898 gene encoding chromobox protein homolog 3-like isoform X2: MGGDQPVEAEPVEFSVERIEDKRINKGKVEYYLKWKGYPRSENTWEPVENLDCPDLIQAFEDSLKKGGAVKKRQSTTPVTEMKAKRKNTNDSDKEARKSLGFDRGLEPARILGATDSSGELMFLMKWLDSDEADLVPAKQANVRCPQIVIQFYEERLTWHTASNTEEEKKPEIKEKAQ, from the exons ATGGGCGGCGATCAACCGGTCGAAGCTGAGCCCGTAGAATTTTCAGTAGAACGCATCGAAGACAAACGTATTAACAAGGGCAAA GTTGAATACTACCTTAAGTGGAAGGGGTATCCTCGTAGTGAAAACACTTGGGAACCGGTCGAAAATCTCGACTGTCCCGATCTGATCCAGGCCTTCGAAGACTCCTTAAAAA AGGGTGGCGCCGTCAAAAAGCGCCAATCCACCACACCAGTCACTGAAATGAAGGCCAAACGAAAAAACACGAACGACTCAGACAAAGAAGCGCGCAAATCGCTCGGTTTCGATCGAGGTCTAGAACCAGCTCGAATTTTAGGCGCTACAGACTCATCCGGTGAGCTGATGTTCCTCATGAAGTGGCTGGATAGCGACGAGGCGGATCTAGTGCCTGCCAAACAAGCTAACGTGCGATGTCCGCAAATTGTCATTCAGTTCTACGAGGAACGACTTACCTGGCACACAGCTTCCAACACGGAAGAGGAAAAAAAACCAGAAATCAAGGAAAAGGCGCAATAG